Proteins encoded within one genomic window of Cucumis sativus cultivar 9930 chromosome 3, Cucumber_9930_V3, whole genome shotgun sequence:
- the LOC101205174 gene encoding uncharacterized protein LOC101205174 encodes MRTFLSLRNFFRALLIPVFLLVAHFSYVVITTGQSCITGNFCFSPKISNYRASGLHPRASAIIDGAAPTAEELLRRDLYTTKDWIKAVHFYSSIFQDLLSVGFLSHKSKSLCVETPNGQDVFSLKQIGVSDSIGIFKKASKPLVIKGQGHEIPFDDDTFDFIFLGVGRLDQSSRPGDFAREIARTLKPEGFAVVQIRAKDTYSFHSFIALFNCCKIVTSQDINGPDSSMPFLRQIVLTKGSDDIFGHDDVLTHQPKSDGKCSIPGFKEELIRKAEPLILEEPLKPWITLKRNIQKIRYLPSMADVSFKQRYVYVDVGARSYGSSIGSWFKKQYPKQNKTFDVYAIEADKIFHEQYSSKKGVELLPYAAWVRNETLTFEINRDPGQKVQDKGRGMGRIRPVVSSTRAFDGEVDEIQGFDFADWLKNTVTEKDFVVMKMDVEGTEFDLIPRLFKTGAICLIDELFLECHYNRWQRCCPGERSAKYDKTYGQCLDLFASLRRSGVLVHQWW; translated from the coding sequence ATGCGAACCTTTCTATCTCTGAGGAATTTTTTTAGGGCTCTCCTTATTCCTGTATTTCTATTAGTTGCTCATTTTTCTTACGTCGTCATTACCACTGGTCAGTCTTGTATCACTGGCAATTTCTGTTTCTCCCCTAAAATTTCCAACTATCGAGCCTCTGGTTTACATCCCAGAGCATCGGCGATCATCGATGGGGCAGCTCCCACAGCTGAAGAACTGTTGCGTCGTGATCTTTATACTACGAAAGATTGGATCAAGGCCGTTCACTTTtattcttcaatctttcaagATCTTCTCTCTGTGGGGTTTCTTTCTCATAAATCGAAATCTTTGTGTGTGGAAACCCCCAACGGGCAGGATGTATTTTCCTTGAAACAGATTGGGGTTTCGGATTCGATTGGAATATTCAAGAAGGCCTCTAAGCCTCTCGTGATAAAGGGCCAAGGACACGAGATCCCGTTCGATGACGatacttttgattttatttttttgggcGTTGGTCGCCTTGATCAGTCTTCCCGGCCGGGGGATTTTGCTAGAGAAATTGCTCGGACGCTGAAACCCGAAGGGTTTGCTGTTGTCCAGATTAGAGCTAAAGATACGTACAGTTTTCACTCATTCATTGCTTTGTTTAATTGCTGCAAAATAGTTACGTCGCAGGATATAAATGGCCCCGATTCTTCTATGCCTTTCCTTCGCCAGATTGTTCTGACGAAGGGGAGCGATGACATTTTTGGTCATGATGATGTGCTAACGCATCAACCGAAGTCTGATGGCAAGTGTTCTATTCCCGGATTCAAGGAAGAATTGATACGAAAGGCCGAGCCATTGATCTTAGAGGAGCCACTGAAGCCATGGATTACATTGAAACGGAATATTCAAAAGATAAGATATCTTCCATCAATGGCTGATGTAAGCTTCAAGCAGAGGTACGTTTACGTTGATGTTGGAGCAAGGAGTTACGGCTCTAGCATAGGAAGTTGGTTCAAGAAGCAGTATCCGAAACAGAACAAAACCTTCGACGTTTACGCCATTGAAGCTGACAAAATTTTTCACGAACAGTATAGTTCAAAGAAGGGGGTCGAGCTTTTGCCATACGCAGCTTGGGTAAGGAATGAAACTTTGACGTTTGAAATTAACAGAGACCCAGGTCAGAAGGTCCAAGATAAGGGGAGGGGAATGGGTAGGATTCGACCGGTGGTATCATCAACGAGGGCTTTCGACGGCGAAGTGGATGAGATTCAGGGCTTTGATTTTGCTGACTGGTTGAAAAATACTGTAACTGAGAAGGATTTTGTAGTGATGAAGATGGATGTGGAAGGAACTGAATTCGATTTGATCCCAAGATTGTTCAAGACTGGTGCTATTTGCTTGATAGATGAGTTATTTCTCGAGTGTCATTACAATCGGTGGCAGAGATGTTGCCCAGGCGAGAGAAGTGcaaaatatgataaaactTATGGCCAATGCTTAGATTTGTTTGCTTCCTTGAGGCGAAGTGGAGTTCTTGTTCATCAATGGTGGTGA